A stretch of Cherax quadricarinatus isolate ZL_2023a chromosome 24, ASM3850222v1, whole genome shotgun sequence DNA encodes these proteins:
- the LOC128690886 gene encoding protein spaetzle 5 isoform X2 codes for MMTWSVVLSVGFWVMGLMPVEVGPAYPNSGFLPEVNGGTPDCVQDPRDTFCIQPKKYPKDRIVYLLENKMFDVDSLLMDETRDSYTFEARDSPTPPMTYDYEPPRQPFDGPRQTYGPPRPTYGPPRPSTGYLPPPRQNYSTTSKPYVAPSYLPPPSTKYGAPSSGFYNQPAPTNLYEPPPTPIYDNEGPYPRAMRSTHRRQRRQASSSDLCPYESEFIMPRAALNNKGDWMFLVNVNEVSTEYTQLVESKKCITNTCTGFCSIPDGFTAICQQQYVQKRLIALDGSGMKLATDTFWFPSCCVCKIRPV; via the exons TGGagcgtggtgctgagtgtgggcTTCTGGGTGATGGGACTGATGCCTGTTGAAGTGGGCCCAGCGTACCCCAACAGCGGGTTCTTGCCCGAGGTCAATGGTGGCACTCCCGACTGTGTACAGGACCCCAGGGATACCTTCTGCATCCAGCCCAAGAAATACCCTAA agaTCGCATCGTATACCTACTGGAGAATAAGATGTTCGACGTTGACTCCTTATTGATGGACGAGACCAGAGACTCATACACCTTCGAGGCGAG GGATTCCCCAACGCCGCCGATGACTTACGACTACGAGCCTCCCCGGCAGCCCTTCGACGGGCCCAGGCAGACCTACGGGCCCCCGAGACCGACCTACGGGCCTCCCAGACCATCCACGGGCTACTTGCCGCCCCCACGTCAGAACTACTCGACTACGTCCAAACCTTACGTGGCgccttcctacctacctccacCTTCCACCAAGTACGGCGCGCCCTCTTCTGGGTTCTACAACCAGCCGGCGCCCACGAACCTCTACGAGCCGCCACCCACGCCCATCTACGACAACGAGGGTCCCTACCCACG GGCCATGAGGTCGACCCACCGCCGCCAGCGCCGCCAAGCCTCTTCCTCGGACCTCTGCCCATATGAGTCTGAGTTCATCATGCCCAGGGCAGCCCTCAACAATAAGGGTGACTGGATGTTCCTCGTTAACGTCAACGAAGTCTCTACGGAGTACACTCAGCTGGTCGAGAGCAAGAAGTGCAT CACCAACACCTGCACTGGGTTTTGCAGCATCCCCGACGGGTTCACCGCAATCTGTCAACAGCAGTACGTTCAGAAGCGACTCATCGCTCTCGACGGATCCGGCATGAAGCTTGCAACGGATACCTTTTGGTTCCCATCTTGCTGCGTCTGCAAGATCAGGCCCGTATGA
- the LOC128690886 gene encoding protein spaetzle 5 isoform X1, with protein sequence MMTWSVVLSVGFWVMGLMPVEVGPAYPNSGFLPEVNGGTPDCVQDPRDTFCIQPKKYPKDRIVYLLENKMFDVDSLLMDETRDSYTFEARDSPTPPMTYDYEPPRQPFDGPRQTYGPPRPTYGPPRPSTGYLPPPRQNYSTTSKPYVAPSYLPPPSTKYGAPSSGFYNQPAPTNLYEPPPTPIYDNEGPYPRYPKSPTAGNSYVPRYLPPPRSPPKPQPWWTKAMRSTHRRQRRQASSSDLCPYESEFIMPRAALNNKGDWMFLVNVNEVSTEYTQLVESKKCITNTCTGFCSIPDGFTAICQQQYVQKRLIALDGSGMKLATDTFWFPSCCVCKIRPV encoded by the exons TGGagcgtggtgctgagtgtgggcTTCTGGGTGATGGGACTGATGCCTGTTGAAGTGGGCCCAGCGTACCCCAACAGCGGGTTCTTGCCCGAGGTCAATGGTGGCACTCCCGACTGTGTACAGGACCCCAGGGATACCTTCTGCATCCAGCCCAAGAAATACCCTAA agaTCGCATCGTATACCTACTGGAGAATAAGATGTTCGACGTTGACTCCTTATTGATGGACGAGACCAGAGACTCATACACCTTCGAGGCGAG GGATTCCCCAACGCCGCCGATGACTTACGACTACGAGCCTCCCCGGCAGCCCTTCGACGGGCCCAGGCAGACCTACGGGCCCCCGAGACCGACCTACGGGCCTCCCAGACCATCCACGGGCTACTTGCCGCCCCCACGTCAGAACTACTCGACTACGTCCAAACCTTACGTGGCgccttcctacctacctccacCTTCCACCAAGTACGGCGCGCCCTCTTCTGGGTTCTACAACCAGCCGGCGCCCACGAACCTCTACGAGCCGCCACCCACGCCCATCTACGACAACGAGGGTCCCTACCCACGGTACCCGAAGTCCCCCACTGCTGGGAACTCCTACGTTCCCCGCTACTTGCCTCCGCCTCGCTCCCCTCCCAAGCCACAGCCATGGTGGACCAA GGCCATGAGGTCGACCCACCGCCGCCAGCGCCGCCAAGCCTCTTCCTCGGACCTCTGCCCATATGAGTCTGAGTTCATCATGCCCAGGGCAGCCCTCAACAATAAGGGTGACTGGATGTTCCTCGTTAACGTCAACGAAGTCTCTACGGAGTACACTCAGCTGGTCGAGAGCAAGAAGTGCAT CACCAACACCTGCACTGGGTTTTGCAGCATCCCCGACGGGTTCACCGCAATCTGTCAACAGCAGTACGTTCAGAAGCGACTCATCGCTCTCGACGGATCCGGCATGAAGCTTGCAACGGATACCTTTTGGTTCCCATCTTGCTGCGTCTGCAAGATCAGGCCCGTATGA